Proteins from a genomic interval of Brassica napus cultivar Da-Ae unplaced genomic scaffold, Da-Ae ScsIHWf_2642;HRSCAF=3395, whole genome shotgun sequence:
- the LOC125601738 gene encoding uncharacterized protein LOC125601738 — translation MAEQFLRCEIGDGALAFFWFDYWLPLGPLIDFFGSDGPAHIGVPLSARVKECCTSTGWSLRPARSPKAEQLQTLLCSITLPSSTDRHDVFKWYVNDKYLDSFSTSKTWEVVRPRGTRVDWESVVWFSGHIPKHAFNMWVANHDRLPTVVAWLLGIQALSKRACYADTMTKAETIS, via the coding sequence ATGGCTGAACAATTCCTAAGATGTGAAATAGGAGATGGTGCGTTGGCGTTCTTTTGGTTTGACTATTGGCTACCTTTAGGACCACTGATTGATTTCTTTGGAAGTGATGGACCTGCCCACATAGGCGTCCCTCTCTCTGCCAGAGTAAAGGAGTGTTGCACATCTACTGGCTGGTCCCTAAGACCTGCAAGATCTCCTAAAGCAGAGCAACTGCAAACCCTACTCTGTTCTATCACTCTGCCATCGTCAACAGACCGTCATGACGTCTTCAAATGGTATGTGAATGACAAATACCTTGATTCCTTCTCCACGAGTAAAACTTGGGAAGTAGTTAGACCTCGTGGAACTAGAGTGGATTGGGAGTCTGTTGTCTGGTTCAGTGGGCATATACCAAAGCATGCTTTCAACATGTGGGTTGCTAACCATGATCGACTACCAACCGTTGTCGCCTGGCTGCTTGGGATACAAGCATTGTCAAAACGTGCCTGCTATGCGGACACTATGACGAAAGCAGAGACCATTTCCTAA
- the LOC125601741 gene encoding BAHD acyltransferase BIA1-like: MEMDLKLEVMGREVVKPATPSPHDHLQLSLVDFSCPAVYVSIMFLYKSEELVTASPEIISNKLKCSLSETLSRFYPLAGEIEGVSINCNDKGAVFTQARTHLLLPEVLKNRNVNSLEELYPKIEAGDSPTKWPLLSAHITFFGSGSGVAVSVCISHRICDASSLHMLLTDWAATTANKKSNVSTHQFAEATIYPPAPPHMALLHPPTMDLKKCIMNRFVFESSKIAELKRKAASQSVPMPTRVEAITSVIWKCATNASRSNLVAPRSTLMYQAMDLRIRLPSNVLSHDTIGNLQTAFFLKKGAESKLEISETVASFRTAKEGLNKMLKDNVQGNTVGKGLLSVMGSCMSEFKPDIDIYTMSSWCGKPFYEVDFGWGSPFWMGSPSRTIYDNMVYIALMDSKDGGGVEAWISLPAEDMSVFVHDQELLAYAVLNPPVHI, from the coding sequence ATGGAAATGGACTTAAAGCTTGAGGTGATGGGGAGAGAAGTGGTCAAACCTGCTACACCCTCACCTCATGATCACCTTCAACTCTCTCTTGTTGATTTCTCTTGCCCTGCAGTTTACGTGTCAATCATGTTCCTCTACAAATCTGAAGAACTAGTCACTGCATCGCCGGAGATCATCTCAAATAAACTGAAATGCTCTCTGTCCGAGACTCTCTCTCGCTTCTATCCACTCGCTGGAGAGATAGAAGGCGTCTCCATCAACTGCAATGACAAAGGAGCCGTCTTCACTCAAGCACgcacccatctccttctccccGAGGTCTTGAAAAACCGCAACGTTAACTCTCTAGAGGAACTCTACCCAAAGATCGAGGCGGGAGATTCTCCAACGAAATGGCCATTGTTGAGTGCCCATATCACTTTCTTCGGGTCTGGATCAGGAGTGGCTGTCTCGGTCTGTATCTCTCACAGGATATGTGATGCGTCTTCATTGCATATGTTGTTAACAGACTGGGCAGCCACGACGGCAAACAAGAAGTCAAATGTGAGCACTCATCAGTTTGCTGAAGCCACCATTTATCCTCCTGCTCCTCCTCACATGGCTCTATTACACCCCCCAACAATGGACTTAAAGAAGTGTATAATGAACCGTTTCGTCTTTGAGTCCTCTAAGATCGCTGAGCTCAAACGCAAGGCCGCCAGCCAAAGCGTCCCGATGCCTACACGTGTGGAAGCTATCACGTCAGTTATATGGAAATGTGCTACAAATGCCTCACGGTCTAACTTGGTTGCTCCAAGGTCAACGCTCATGTATCAAGCCATGGACTTGCGGATTAGGCTTCCTTCTAATGTTTTGTCACATGACACGATTGGTAACTTACAAACAGCATTCTTTCTCAAGAAAGGCGCAGAGAGCAAACTGGAGATCAGTGAAACCGTGGCCTCGTTCAGGACCGCCAAAGAAGGACTCAACAAGATGTTAAAAGATAATGTCCAAGGCAATACAGTTGGTAAGGGTTTGCTGAGCGTGATGGGAAGTTGTATGTCGGAGTTCAAACCTGACATAGACATATACACAATGTCTAGCTGGTGCGGAAAGCCTTTTTACGAAGTTGATTTTGGATGGGGTAGTCCGTTCTGGATGGGATCCCCTTCACGTACCATATATGACAACATGGTGTATATTGCACTGATGGACTCAAAGGATGGGGGAGGTGTGGAAGCATGGATAAGCTTACCTGCAGAAGACATGTCTGTGTTTGTCCATGACCAAGAGTTGCTTGCTTATGCAGTCCTAAATCCCCCCGTACATATCTAA
- the LOC125601739 gene encoding uncharacterized protein LOC125601739: MNDLQLLGEINSPTSFNFLELQGCAAPAVNNSRNPNPQISATNEIVPEEIESEATSAQTKSVVPPIVAAQQNIEQPNAQPPRLPTVPEEGVKSKVALWKDKVKPNSGKFEPKKAPARGAVHAIVNGMWSKHRRDISVSKMDGKAFLFRVPCPNARRRILNQCLWQVDGQTMFVAKWSPGVKPEKPSLSTVPVWLDLTGVPLQFFNEDALKEIASLVGHPICLHPSTENLTNLEVAKVYTVIDPRQPLPEAVNAQFESGEVVRIQVSSPWLPSLCSHCSKVGHTISKCPNAPPRCEFCRSVKHSSEACPRSTVPQESNVPKRNGKAPIASQFPIVGTGNDKGPGIARATPKALPKEKPKASAPPPASNKKGKRQNNKQWAPTEGNKRTDADSRAQMYQAGPSTDPKTITLDLEEGEICVDLRPINLDPGKVWLLWHPSVSVSVLQKSLQCITCSVKLPFVSTEFAVTLVYGSNHRKVRRELWSELSFLSSSTHISHVPWTVLGDFNQILEPSEHSSANAPSSSRGMRDFFNCTVTAGLSDLPYCGNSFTWSNNQGASVISKKLDRILVNDEWLRQFPNSLGVFGDPGISDHSPCCVYLDTTVSRKLKELKSIIRSFSKENYSGIEKRVVEAFATLTECQRILLSSPTPQAGIDERLAFENGLFLLRLRSLSSSRNLVLLGLIKETPIPPSTIGN, translated from the exons ATGAATGACCTTCAGCTACTTGGCGAAATCAACTCGCCGACTAGTTTTAACTTTCTGGAATTGCAAGGCTGCGCTGCCCCTGCAGTAAACAACTCCAGAAACCCTAATCCCCAAATTTCAGCTACAAACGAAATTGTACCTGAAGAAATTGAGTCTGAGGCTACTTCAGCACAAACCAAGTCTGTCGTTCCCCCTATCGTCGCTGCTCAGCAGAATATCGAACAACCCAACGCGCAACCGCCCAGGCTTCCAACGGTTCCGGAGGAAGGTGTTAAATCCAAAGTGGCGTTGTGGAAAGACAAAGTTAAACCAAACTCTGGAAAATTCGAGCCGAAAAAG GCCCCGGCAAGAGGAGCTGTACATGCCATTGTTAATGGTATGTGGAGCAAACACAGGCGTGACATCTCAGTGTCGAAGATGGATGGCAAAGCGTTTTTGTTTCGAGTTCCTTGCCCAAATGCTCGTCGAAGGATTCTCAATCAGTGCTTATGGCAGGTAGATGGACAAACCATGTTCGTAGCGAAATGGTCTCCTGGTGTTAAGCCGGAGAAGCCTTCTCTATCTACTGTTCCTGTCTGGCTTGACCTAACGGGAGTCCCTCTTCAGTTCTTCAATGAAGACGCCTTGAAGGAGATTGCAAGTCTGGTGGGTCATCCTATCTGCCTGCACCCCAGCACAGAAAATCTTACAAACTTAGAAGTGGCAAAGGTGTATACTGTCATAGATCCCCGTCAGCCGTTACCGGAGGCCGTTAATGCACAATTTGAATCAGGAGAGGTGGTGCGCATTCAAGTCTCAAGCCCTTGGCTCCCTTCCTTGTGCTCTCACTGCTCCAAGGTTGGCCATACGATATCTAAGTGCCCCAACGCCCCTCCTCGATGTGAATTCTGCAGGTCTGTCAAGCACTCTTCTGAAGCTTGCCCCAGATCAACAGTACCTCAAGAGTCAAATGTTCCTAAACGTAATGGCAAAGCTCCTATCGCTAGTCAGTTCCCAATTGTTGGAACGGGTAATGATAAAGGTCCTGGTATAGCTAGAGCAACGCCAAAAGCACTGCCTAAGGAAAAGCCTAAAGCCTCAGCTCCTCCTCCGGCCTCTAACAAAAAAGGAAAGCGCCAGAATAATAAGCAATGGGCTCCCACTGAAGGTAATAAGCGCACTGATGCTGACTCAAGGGCTCAGATGTACCAGGCCGGACCTTCAACTGACCCAAAAACCATTACGCTAGATCTTGAAGAAGGAGAGATATGTGTTGATCTTCGTCCCATAAATCTGGACCCAG GAAAAGTTTGGCTTCTGTGGCATCCATCAGTCTCTGTGTCAGTGCTCCAGAAATCTCTACAGTGTATTACGTGTTCGGTAAAACTGCCGTTTGTGTCAACTGAATTTGCTGTTACTCTTGTCTACGGGTCCAACCACAGGAAAGTGAGGCGTGAGCTATGGTCGGAGCTCTCTTTCCTGTCCTCATCTACCCATATTAGCCATGTTCCTTGGACAGTTCTAGGTGATTTTAATCAGATTCTTGAGCCATCTGAACACTCTTCAGCAAATGCGCCCTCTTCTTCTCGGGGAATGCGGGATTTCTTTAACTGCACAGTCACTGCGGGCCTCTCTGATCTGCCGTATTGTGGTAACTCTTTCACTTGGTCAAACAACCAAGGAGCTTCGGTGATATCTAAGAAACTTGATAGAATCCTCGTCAATGATGAGTGGCTCCGTCAGTTTCCAAATTCACTTGGTGTCTTTGGAGACCCTGGAATATCTGATCACAGCCCGTGTTGCGTCTATCTTGATACCACT GTCTCCAGGAAGCTAAAGGAATTGAAGAGTATCATTAGATCGTTTAGCAAGGAAAATTACTCAGGGATAGAGAAGAGAGTAGTGGAAGCTTTTGCGACTCTTACTGAATGTCAGAGGATTCTACTCTCTTCCCCGACTCCTCAGGCGGGTATTGATGAGAGGTTAGCTTTTGAAAATGGTCTGTTCTTGCTAAGGCTGAGGAGTCTTTCTTCTTCCAGAAATCTCGTGTTACTTGGATTGATAAAGGAGACTCCAATACCACCTTCTACCATCGGCAACTAA